In Argiope bruennichi chromosome 4, qqArgBrue1.1, whole genome shotgun sequence, a single window of DNA contains:
- the LOC129966312 gene encoding cuticle protein 14-like, with protein sequence MISQAFILAALAVAAFASFHHEPIHHPQPFKFGYSVKDKHGEQHREEVGDGKNVKGSYGFTDARGIHRQVNYVADHGGFRAEVKTNEPGTANQNPAAVHIISDAPYGHGGYAGDAGLGYAGVGGYGYGGLGAANLGYGYGGLGYGYGGLGGYGGLGYGGYGLGNGLLGGLGYARYGF encoded by the exons ATGATCTCTcag gcTTTTATCTTGGCTGCTTTGGCAGTGGCTGCTTTTGCCAGTTTCCATCATGAA CCTATCCACCATCCCCAACCTTTCAAATTCGGCTACAGCGTGAAGGACAAACATGGTGAACAGCATCGTGAAGAAGTTGGTGATGGCAAGAACGTGAAGGGAAGCTACGGATTCACCGATGCCAGGGGAATCCACCGACAGGTCAACTACGTAGCTGACCATGGAGGTTTCAGAGCTGAGGTCAAGACCAACGAACCCGGAACCGCCAACCAGAATCCTGCAGCCGTCCACATAATCTCCGACGCTCCCTACGGACATGGAGGATATGCCGGTGATGCCGGACTCGGATATGCCGGAGTTGGAGGATACGGATATGGCGGTCTTGGAGCTGCCAATCTGGGATATGGATATGGCGGTCTGGGATACGGATATGGTGGTCTCGGAGGATATGGAGGTCTCGGCTATGGAGGATATGGCCTCGGCAACGGACTCCTCGGTGGCTTGGGATATGCACGATATGGGTTTTAA
- the LOC129966310 gene encoding cuticle protein 14-like produces the protein MISQVFILAALAVAAFASLHHEPIHHPQPFKFGYSVKDKHGEQHREEVGDGKNVKGSYGFTDARGIHRQVNYVADHAGFRAQVKTNEPGTANQNPAAVHIISDAPYGHGGYAGLGYAGVGGAGLGYAGLGAAGLGYGYGGLGQAGLGYGYGGLGYGGYGLGNGRLAGLGYARYGF, from the exons ATGATATCTCAg GTTTTCATCTTGGCTGCCTTAGCAGTGGCTGCTTTTGCCAGCTTACATCATGAG ccCATCCACCATCCCCAACCTTTCAAGTTCGGCTACAGCGTGAAGGACAAGCACGGTGAACAACACCGTGAAGAAGTTGGCGATGGCAAGAACGTGAAGGGAAGTTACGGATTCACCGATGCCAGGGGAATCCACCGACAGGTTAACTACGTAGCTGACCATGCTGGATTCAGAGCTCAGGTCAAGACCAACGAACCCGGAACCGCCAACCAGAACCCAGCAGCCGTCCACATCATTTCTGATGCTCCCTATGGACATGGAGGATATGCCGGTCTCGGATACGCCGGAGTTGGAGGTGCAGGATTGGGATATGCAGGTCTTGGAGCAGCTGGATTGGGCTACGGATATGGTGGCCTTGGACAGGCCGGCTTAGGATACGGATATGGTGGTCTTGGCTATGGAGGATATGGTCTTGGCAACGGACGCCTTGCAGGTTTAGGATATGCTCGTTAcggattttaa
- the LOC129966311 gene encoding cuticle protein 14-like gives MISQVFLLASLAVAAFASLHYEPIHHPQPFKFGYSVKDKHGEQHREEVGDGKNVKGSYGFTDARGIKRQVNYVADHGGFRAEVKTNEPGTANQNPAAVHIISDAPYGHGGYAGAPVLGYAGVGGYGYGGVGAAGLGYGYGGLGYGYGGLGGYGGLGYGGYGLGNGLLGGLGYARYGF, from the exons ATGATCTCTCAG gttTTCCTTTTGGCTTCTTTGGCAGTGGCCGCCTTCGCCAGTCTACATTATGAA CCTATCCACCACCCCCAACCTTTCAAATTCGGCTACAGCGTGAAAGACAAGCATGGTGAACAGCATCGTGAAGAAGTTGGCGATGGCAAGAACGTTAAGGGAAGCTATGGATTCACCGATGCCAGGGGTATCAAGCGACAGGTCAACTACGTTGCCGACCATGGAGGTTTCAGAGCTGAGGTCAAGACCAACGAACCCGGAACCGCCAACCAGAACCCAGCAGCCGTCCACATCATTTCCGATGCTCCCTACGGACACGGAGGATACGCTGGAGCTCCCGTACTTGGATATGCTGGAGTTGGAGGATATGGATATGGAGGTGTTGGAGCAGCCGGTTTGGGATATGGATATGGCGGTCTGGGATACGGATATGGTGGTCTTGGAGGATATGGAGGTCTCGGTTATGGAGGATATGGCCTTGGCAACGGGCTCCTCGGTGGCTTGGGATATGCACGATACGGATTTTAG
- the LOC129966308 gene encoding cuticle protein 14-like: MISQAFILAALTVAAFASLHHEPIHHFQPFKFGYSVKDKHGEQHREEVGDGKNVKGSYGFTDARGIKRQVNYVADHGGFRAEVKTNEPGTTNQNPAAVHIISDAPYGHGGYAGLGYAGVGGAGYGYAGLGAAGLGYGYGGLGQAGLGYGYGGLGYGGYGLGNGRLAGLGYARYGF; encoded by the exons ATGATATCTCAG GCTTTTATCTTGGCTGCCTTAACAGTTGCTGCTTTTGCCAGCTTACATCATGAG ccTATCCATCATTTTCAACCTTTCAAGTTCGGCTACAGCGTGAAGGACAAGCACGGTGAACAGCATCGTGAAGAAGTCGGCGACGGCAAGAACGTGAAGGGAAGCTACGGATTCACCGATGCCAGAGGAATCAAGCGACAGGTCAACTACGTTGCTGACCACGGAGGTTTCAGAGCTGAGGTCAAGACCAACGAACCAGGAACCACCAACCAGAATCCAGCAGCCGTTCACATCATCTCCGATGCTCCCTACGGACACGGTGGATATGCCGGTCTCGGATACGCCGGAGTTGGAGGTGCAGGATATGGATATGCCGGTCTTGGAGCAGCTGGATTGGGCTACGGATATGGTGGCCTTGGACAGGCTGGCTTAGGATATGGATATGGTGGTCTTGGCTATGGAGGATATGGTCTTGGCAACGGACGCCTTGCAGGTTTAGGATATGCTCGTTAcggattttaa
- the LOC129966309 gene encoding cuticle protein 16.8-like, with the protein MEVFILAALAVTAFASLYHEPIYHPQPFKFGYSVKDKHGEQHREEVGDGKNVKGSYGFTDARGIHRQVNYVADHAGFRAQVKTNEPGTANQNPAAVHIISDAPYGHGGYAGVGAAGLGYGYGGLGAAGLGYGYAGVAGYGGLGYGGYGLGN; encoded by the exons ATGGAG gTTTTCATCTTGGCTGCCTTAGCAGTGACTGCTTTTGCCAGCTTATATCATGAG CCTATCTACCATCCCCAGCCTTTCAAGTTCGGCTATAGCGTAAAGGACAAGCACGGTGAACAACATCGTGAAGAAGTCGGCGACGGAAAGAACGTGAAGGGAAGCTACGGATTCACCGATGCCAGAGGAATCCACCGACAGGTCAACTATGTAGCTGACCATGCTGGATTCAGAGCTCAAGTCAAAACCAATGAACCCGGAACTGCCAACCAAAACCCCGCAGCCGTTCACATCATTTCTGATGCACCCTACGGACATGGTGGATACGCCGGAGTTGGAGCAGCTGGATTGGGCTACGGATACGGTGGTCTTGGAGCAGCTGGCTTAGGATATGGATACGCTGGAGTTGCAGGATATGGTGGCCTTGGCTATGGAGGATATGGTCTTGGCAACTGA